In Polaribacter sp. L3A8, a genomic segment contains:
- a CDS encoding SufE family protein encodes MTIKEIQEEIIDEFSMFDDWMERYEYIIELGKSLPIIDDAHKLDENLIKGCQSKVWLYSELENDTIKFTGDSDAILTKGIVALLLRVYSNQKPIDILGATTDFIDEIGLKEHLSPTRANGLVSMIKYIKMYAIAQQTKLN; translated from the coding sequence ATGACTATCAAAGAAATACAAGAAGAAATTATTGATGAGTTTTCTATGTTTGATGATTGGATGGAACGCTATGAGTACATTATAGAGTTAGGGAAATCTTTACCAATTATTGATGACGCGCATAAATTAGATGAAAATTTAATAAAAGGATGCCAGTCTAAAGTATGGTTATATTCAGAGTTAGAGAACGATACTATTAAGTTTACTGGAGATAGTGATGCTATTTTAACCAAAGGAATTGTGGCATTATTATTGAGGGTTTATTCGAATCAAAAACCAATAGATATTTTAGGTGCTACCACAGATTTTATTGATGAAATCGGTTTAAAAGAGCATTTATCACCTACCAGAGCAAATGGTTTAGTTTCTATGATTAAGTATATAAAAATGTATGCCATAGCACAACAAACGAAATTAAATTAG
- a CDS encoding PfkB family carbohydrate kinase, translating into MSKLLAVGTVAFDAIETPFGKTDKILGGSGTYVGLAASQFGVKTGVVSVVGGDFPSSYLEMMNSKGINTDGIEVNKEGKTFFWSGKYHNDMNSRDTLITELNVLETFAPVVPESFKDAGIVMLGNLHPLTQASVLDQMTERPKLVVLDTMNFWMDIALADLHTVLKRVDVITINDEEARQLSGEYSLVNAAKKIHKMGPKYVVIKKGEHGALLFNEGDMFYAPALPLAEVFDPTGAGDTFAGGFCGYLAKTEDISFNNMKNAIIYGSNLASFCVEKFGTERMQDLTEEEVKKRLQAFKELTQFDIKIS; encoded by the coding sequence ATGAGCAAATTATTAGCAGTCGGTACAGTAGCATTTGATGCTATTGAAACTCCTTTTGGGAAAACGGACAAAATATTAGGTGGTTCTGGAACTTATGTAGGTTTAGCTGCAAGTCAATTTGGAGTAAAAACTGGCGTTGTTTCTGTTGTTGGTGGAGATTTTCCTTCTTCATATTTAGAAATGATGAACTCTAAAGGAATTAATACTGATGGAATTGAAGTAAACAAAGAAGGTAAAACTTTTTTCTGGAGTGGTAAATATCATAATGATATGAATTCTAGAGATACTTTAATTACAGAATTAAATGTACTAGAAACATTTGCACCCGTTGTACCAGAAAGTTTTAAAGACGCAGGTATTGTAATGTTAGGAAACTTACATCCTTTAACACAAGCATCTGTTTTAGACCAAATGACAGAAAGACCAAAATTAGTAGTTTTAGATACTATGAATTTTTGGATGGACATTGCTTTAGCAGATTTACATACCGTTTTAAAGAGAGTAGATGTAATTACTATTAATGATGAAGAAGCGCGTCAATTATCCGGAGAATATTCTTTGGTAAATGCAGCTAAAAAGATTCATAAAATGGGACCAAAATATGTGGTCATTAAAAAAGGAGAACATGGTGCTTTATTATTTAATGAAGGAGATATGTTTTATGCACCTGCATTACCTTTAGCAGAAGTTTTTGATCCAACAGGAGCAGGAGATACATTTGCGGGTGGTTTTTGTGGCTATTTAGCAAAAACAGAAGACATTTCTTTTAACAACATGAAAAATGCAATTATATATGGTTCTAACCTAGCGTCTTTCTGTGTAGAAAAGTTTGGTACAGAACGCATGCAAGACCTTACAGAAGAAGAAGTTAAAAAGCGATTACAAGCTTTTAAAGAATTAACACAATT
- a CDS encoding DUF2480 family protein produces the protein MEEEIINRVTNSKLKTFDLEEIYPEGKRVVFDVKDWLFKELILKETDFRESVKNHDWSQYKNSFVAISCSADAIIPSWAFMLVASELIPFANKVVIGNLELLETVLYQELIGFLDFKEFVDAPVIIKGCANKPIPESAYVFLIEKLQPVARSIMFGEACSTVPLYKTKK, from the coding sequence ATGGAAGAAGAAATTATAAATAGAGTTACAAATAGTAAACTAAAAACTTTTGATTTAGAGGAAATCTATCCAGAAGGAAAAAGAGTTGTTTTTGATGTAAAAGATTGGTTGTTTAAAGAGTTAATCTTAAAAGAGACAGATTTTAGAGAATCTGTAAAAAACCATGACTGGTCTCAGTACAAAAATTCTTTTGTAGCTATTTCTTGTTCGGCAGACGCTATAATTCCTTCTTGGGCTTTTATGTTGGTTGCGTCAGAATTAATTCCGTTTGCAAACAAAGTGGTTATTGGTAATTTAGAACTATTAGAAACCGTTCTTTATCAAGAACTAATAGGTTTTTTAGATTTTAAAGAATTTGTAGATGCACCCGTTATCATAAAAGGATGTGCAAATAAACCTATACCAGAATCTGCTTATGTTTTTTTAATAGAAAAATTACAGCCAGTAGCAAGATCTATTATGTTTGGAGAAGCTTGTTCTACAGTTCCTTTATATAAAACTAAAAAATAA
- a CDS encoding DUF3078 domain-containing protein, translating into MRRLLLLLLLIISTSFYAQKKKKDTLPIPKWKILGRFTFVFNQSSFTNWVSGGENTVAGDINVHYDFNYKKKNINWDTRILTGYGLSHLNGKGYRKTNDRFELNSLLGIKSGKNWFLSQFVNFKTQYTRGYNYKKTPPLPVSDFLSPAYLSLGPGMLWKKSDNSNINIAPATARLTMVSDFFSGQFGVDEGDNTAFSLGFNLSSYFKFTVMENVEVENVLTVYSDYLDQPENMDVENQTNIRFKVNKHMKMHMTFHGVMDDNASSRVQFRQLFGLGLNYSFHEKVTY; encoded by the coding sequence ATGAGAAGACTATTACTTCTTTTACTACTTATTATTTCCACTTCTTTTTATGCACAAAAAAAGAAAAAGGATACATTACCTATCCCTAAATGGAAAATTCTAGGAAGGTTTACGTTTGTTTTTAATCAGTCTTCATTTACAAACTGGGTTTCTGGTGGAGAAAACACCGTTGCAGGAGATATAAATGTTCATTACGATTTTAATTACAAAAAGAAGAATATTAACTGGGATACAAGGATATTAACTGGCTACGGTTTAAGTCATTTAAATGGTAAGGGATATCGAAAAACAAATGATAGATTTGAATTAAACTCTTTGTTGGGTATTAAATCTGGTAAAAATTGGTTTCTTTCTCAATTTGTAAACTTTAAAACACAGTATACAAGAGGTTATAATTACAAAAAAACACCACCATTGCCCGTTTCAGATTTTTTATCACCTGCATATTTAAGTCTAGGACCAGGTATGCTGTGGAAAAAATCGGATAATTCAAATATAAATATAGCGCCCGCTACAGCTAGGTTAACAATGGTTAGCGATTTCTTTTCAGGGCAATTTGGGGTAGATGAGGGAGATAACACTGCATTCAGTTTAGGTTTTAACTTATCAAGTTATTTTAAATTTACGGTAATGGAAAACGTTGAAGTAGAAAATGTTTTAACAGTCTATTCAGATTATCTAGATCAACCGGAAAATATGGATGTAGAAAATCAAACTAATATTCGTTTTAAAGTGAATAAGCATATGAAAATGCACATGACTTTTCATGGTGTTATGGATGATAATGCCTCTAGTAGAGTGCAGTTTAGGCAATTGTTTGGTTTAGGGTTAAACTATAGTTTTCATGAAAAAGTGACTTATTAA
- a CDS encoding DUF59 domain-containing protein — translation MTDKELEVIGDKIVNVLKTIYDPEIPVDIYELGLIYDVFVSEDSNAKILMTLTSPNCPVAESLPADVEEKVKSLKEIENCEVEITFDPTWTQDMMSEEAKLELGML, via the coding sequence ATGACAGATAAAGAGTTAGAAGTAATAGGAGATAAAATTGTAAATGTTTTAAAAACAATTTACGATCCAGAGATTCCTGTAGATATTTACGAATTAGGTTTAATTTATGATGTTTTTGTATCAGAAGATAGTAATGCAAAAATATTAATGACATTAACGTCTCCAAATTGCCCTGTTGCAGAAAGTTTACCTGCGGATGTAGAGGAAAAAGTAAAATCCTTAAAAGAAATTGAAAATTGTGAGGTAGAAATTACTTTTGATCCTACTTGGACACAAGATATGATGAGTGAAGAAGCAAAACTAGAACTTGGTATGTTGTAA